In a single window of the Actinomycetota bacterium genome:
- a CDS encoding rRNA cytosine-C5-methyltransferase, with the protein MADPADTARALAVRVLRRIESGGAYANLALRAELDRSELDGRDRAFATELVYGTTRMRRACDALTDRFVVSEPDPAVRTLLRLGAFQLEFAGVPAHAAVGETVALAPRRVRGFVNAILRRVAATPMIWPDEATRLSYPDWIVRRLVAELGEFDALAALVRMNRPAPVTVRDDGYVQDLASQWVADLVEARPGELVLDACAGPGGKATALSATGAVVIGGDRHLGRAGLVRRNAQATGHPVPVVVADAARPPFAAGAFDRVLVDAPCSGLGALRRRADARWRIQPSDVDELAALQRRIVAACGELVAPHGWLVYSVCTLTAAESVDHPVPDGFETVESRPGPPWRPYGGGSLLLPQDADTDGMVVLRYRRSR; encoded by the coding sequence GTGGCTGACCCGGCCGACACCGCGAGGGCGCTCGCGGTGCGCGTCCTACGACGTATCGAGAGCGGCGGTGCCTACGCCAACCTGGCGTTGCGCGCCGAGCTCGACCGCAGCGAGCTCGACGGGCGCGACCGTGCGTTCGCGACCGAGCTCGTATACGGCACCACACGCATGCGCCGGGCCTGCGACGCGCTCACCGACCGGTTCGTGGTGAGCGAGCCCGATCCTGCGGTGCGCACCTTGTTGCGCCTCGGGGCCTTCCAGCTCGAGTTCGCCGGAGTGCCCGCCCACGCCGCGGTCGGCGAGACCGTGGCGCTCGCCCCGCGCCGGGTGCGGGGCTTCGTCAACGCCATTCTTCGCCGCGTGGCCGCCACGCCGATGATCTGGCCCGACGAGGCGACGCGGCTGTCGTACCCCGACTGGATCGTGCGGCGCCTCGTCGCCGAGCTGGGCGAGTTCGACGCGCTCGCCGCGCTGGTGCGCATGAACCGACCGGCACCGGTGACTGTGCGCGACGACGGCTACGTCCAGGACCTGGCCAGCCAGTGGGTGGCCGATTTGGTGGAGGCGAGGCCAGGGGAGCTGGTGCTCGACGCCTGCGCCGGCCCCGGCGGGAAGGCGACCGCGCTCAGCGCGACCGGTGCCGTGGTGATCGGCGGTGATCGCCACCTCGGCCGCGCCGGGCTGGTGCGGCGCAACGCTCAGGCCACCGGGCACCCGGTGCCGGTGGTCGTCGCCGACGCGGCCCGACCACCGTTCGCCGCGGGCGCCTTCGACCGGGTGCTCGTCGACGCGCCGTGTTCGGGCCTCGGCGCGCTCCGTCGGCGAGCAGATGCACGCTGGCGCATCCAACCGAGCGACGTCGACGAGCTGGCCGCGCTGCAGAGGCGGATCGTCGCTGCCTGCGGGGAGCTCGTCGCGCCGCACGGGTGGCTCGTCTACAGCGTGTGCACGCTGACCGCGGCCGAGTCGGTCGACCATCCGGTTCCGGACGGCTTCGAGACCGTCGAGTCCCGCCCCGGCCCGCCGTGGCGACCCTATGGTGGCGGGTCGCTGCTGCTGCCCCAAGATGCCGACACCGACGGGATGGTCGTGCTCCGGTACCGTCGGTCGCGATGA
- the pheS gene encoding phenylalanine--tRNA ligase subunit alpha yields the protein MIDEIRAARDQAIASAAAASTLDELRALDVEMLGKKSQMAALKAGLGKLDSAEQKKDAGRALNEALSDVEAALSARRAALARDARALQLDAEQLDLTEHLGRPQRGHAHLVTQAWEHLEDVFIGLGFQIAEGPEVESDWYNFEALNMPPSHPARGEWDTLFVDYGEPGTVVLRTHTSPVQIRVMQEQPPPIYMVMPGRVFRRDTPDATHMPVFHQIEGLVIDRGITLADLAGTIEAFTTAYFGKGFSSRLRPSYFPFTEPSAEFDIRSPDGSWIELGGCGMVHPNVLRAGGLDPEEWSGFAFGFGIDRMAKERHGVTDLREMYTNDIRFLEQF from the coding sequence ATGATCGACGAAATCCGCGCAGCCCGTGACCAGGCGATCGCCAGTGCCGCTGCAGCTTCGACGCTCGACGAGCTGCGCGCGCTCGACGTCGAGATGCTCGGCAAGAAGAGCCAGATGGCCGCGTTGAAGGCGGGCCTCGGCAAGCTCGACTCGGCGGAGCAGAAGAAGGACGCCGGGCGCGCGCTGAACGAAGCGCTGTCCGACGTGGAGGCCGCACTTTCGGCGAGACGCGCAGCGCTCGCGCGCGACGCCCGCGCGCTGCAGCTCGACGCCGAGCAGCTCGACCTGACCGAGCACCTCGGACGTCCGCAGCGCGGGCACGCCCATCTCGTCACCCAGGCGTGGGAGCACTTGGAGGACGTCTTCATCGGCCTCGGCTTCCAGATCGCCGAGGGGCCGGAGGTGGAGAGCGACTGGTACAACTTCGAGGCGCTGAACATGCCACCGTCGCACCCCGCTCGCGGCGAGTGGGACACGCTGTTCGTCGACTACGGCGAGCCCGGCACGGTGGTGTTGCGCACGCACACGTCGCCGGTGCAGATCAGGGTGATGCAGGAGCAGCCCCCGCCGATCTACATGGTCATGCCCGGCCGGGTGTTCCGCCGGGACACCCCCGACGCCACTCACATGCCCGTGTTCCACCAGATCGAGGGTCTGGTGATCGACCGCGGGATCACCCTGGCCGACCTCGCCGGCACGATCGAGGCGTTCACCACCGCCTACTTCGGGAAGGGGTTCAGCTCGCGGCTGCGACCGTCGTACTTCCCGTTCACCGAGCCGTCCGCAGAGTTCGACATCCGCTCACCCGACGGCTCGTGGATCGAGCTCGGCGGGTGCGGCATGGTGCACCCGAACGTGCTGCGCGCCGGTGGCCTCGACCCCGAGGAGTGGAGCGGCTTCGCATTCGGTTTCGGCATCGACCGCATGGCCAAGGAGCGCCACGGCGTGACCGACCTCCGCGAGATGTACACCAACGACATCAGGTTCCTGGAGCAGTTCTGA
- a CDS encoding MGMT family protein has protein sequence MLAVIAALGPGEVVSYGDVAAVAGAPRHARFVGNLLARDAFADLPWWRVVTANGRLVPGHEAEHAARLRAEGVVVAAGRVRSAPVGRFSPRRAGPRPA, from the coding sequence ATGCTGGCGGTGATCGCCGCTCTCGGCCCGGGAGAGGTGGTCTCCTACGGCGACGTCGCGGCCGTCGCCGGGGCGCCGCGCCACGCGCGCTTCGTCGGGAACCTGCTCGCCCGGGATGCCTTCGCGGACCTGCCCTGGTGGCGGGTGGTCACCGCCAACGGACGCCTGGTGCCCGGCCACGAGGCCGAGCACGCGGCCCGGCTGCGCGCCGAAGGCGTGGTGGTGGCCGCCGGGCGAGTCAGATCGGCGCCCGTGGGCCGCTTCAGCCCTCGTCGAGCGGGACCGCGGCCTGCTTGA
- a CDS encoding phenylalanine--tRNA ligase subunit beta yields MKILLSWLNEYAPFGDDADALGAALTSIGLTVEGIDRVGASVPGVVTARVLRTERHPEAAKVHRVYVDTGDGAEHHVWCGAFNFVAGDVVPLATLGTTMPDGRTIERRGILGIESEGMLCSARELGLGDDHTGIMVLPPDVALGVPYGEALGLREDVLFDLDLTRNRPDCWGYVGVARDLAAHLHLPFAMPEPALGVSGESRQASVEILAGERCGRFTSTVISGVTVGPSAPWMAERLTLAGMRPINNAVDVSNYVMLELNSPNHAYDLDRLGTGFRIRCAEDGETMTTLDGVERGLCADDLLICDADDRPIGIAGVMGGANTEIAQDTTTVALEVAWFEATGVLQTAQRLGLRSEASARFERGVDPYGPDRAIARFAELLRETCPELVVHPGGVDARGSSLPPPDRRTTVRVSEVNRILGTALTAADIAPLLDPIGYTTELRSGDPTGVVDVALPTWRPDSDAEVDVIEEIARHYGYERVGKTLPNSTVHGRLSVVQRRRRELRQVLLGLGVSEAMPNPFLAPGDLDRAGLSGAAAIPLANPLVAEESILRTSLRPGLLAAVAFNESHRRQGVALYEIGHVYPPGVGVLPDEYEALCVVLAGQEAPAAVAVWREVAAALGVGARVDQGRPPDGLHPTRSATLTMGRDTVGAVGEIHPDVQEAFGVAQRVAVLELDLGVLLAREPRPVQWKPVSRYPSSDIDLAFVAPDEVAAERIDKALRQGAGRLLADLELFDVYRGSSLGDGVRSLAYRLRLQADDRTLTDAEVADVRRACIAAATKAGGTLRG; encoded by the coding sequence ATGAAGATCCTGCTCTCCTGGCTCAACGAATACGCACCGTTCGGCGACGACGCCGACGCGCTCGGCGCCGCGCTGACCTCCATCGGGCTCACCGTTGAGGGGATCGACCGGGTCGGCGCCAGCGTTCCCGGAGTGGTCACCGCGCGGGTGCTGCGCACGGAGCGCCATCCCGAGGCCGCCAAGGTCCATCGCGTGTACGTCGACACCGGCGACGGCGCCGAACACCACGTGTGGTGCGGTGCGTTCAACTTCGTCGCCGGCGACGTCGTGCCGCTGGCCACGCTCGGCACGACGATGCCCGACGGTCGCACGATCGAACGTCGCGGCATCCTCGGCATCGAGTCCGAGGGGATGCTGTGCTCGGCGCGCGAGCTCGGCCTCGGCGACGACCACACCGGGATCATGGTGCTCCCCCCCGACGTCGCGCTCGGCGTGCCCTACGGCGAAGCGCTCGGCTTACGCGAAGACGTCCTGTTCGACCTCGACCTGACCCGTAACCGGCCCGACTGCTGGGGCTACGTCGGCGTCGCGCGAGACCTGGCCGCGCACCTGCACCTGCCGTTCGCGATGCCCGAGCCGGCACTGGGGGTGTCGGGTGAGTCGCGCCAGGCGTCGGTCGAGATCCTCGCCGGCGAGCGCTGCGGGCGGTTCACCTCGACGGTGATCTCAGGCGTCACCGTCGGACCGAGCGCGCCCTGGATGGCCGAACGCCTGACGCTCGCCGGCATGCGCCCGATCAACAACGCGGTCGACGTCAGCAACTACGTGATGCTCGAGCTGAACTCCCCGAACCACGCCTACGACCTCGACCGTCTCGGGACGGGCTTCCGCATCCGTTGCGCGGAAGACGGCGAGACGATGACCACGCTCGACGGGGTCGAACGCGGGCTCTGCGCCGACGACCTGTTGATCTGCGACGCAGACGACCGTCCGATCGGCATCGCCGGGGTGATGGGGGGAGCGAACACGGAGATCGCGCAGGACACCACCACCGTCGCCTTGGAGGTCGCGTGGTTCGAGGCGACCGGGGTGCTGCAGACGGCCCAGCGGCTGGGTCTGCGCTCGGAGGCGTCGGCGCGCTTCGAGCGCGGCGTCGACCCCTACGGGCCCGACCGCGCGATCGCCCGGTTCGCCGAGCTGCTGCGTGAGACCTGCCCAGAGCTGGTGGTGCACCCCGGTGGGGTCGATGCCCGCGGTTCGTCGTTGCCGCCCCCCGACCGGCGGACGACGGTGCGCGTGTCGGAGGTGAACCGCATCCTCGGCACCGCGCTCACCGCTGCCGACATCGCGCCCTTGCTCGACCCGATCGGCTACACCACCGAGCTCCGCTCCGGCGATCCGACAGGCGTGGTCGACGTGGCGTTGCCAACGTGGCGACCCGACAGCGACGCCGAGGTCGACGTGATCGAGGAGATCGCCCGCCATTACGGCTACGAGAGAGTCGGCAAGACGCTGCCGAACTCGACGGTGCACGGCCGGCTCTCGGTGGTCCAGCGCCGCCGGCGCGAGCTACGCCAGGTGCTGCTCGGGCTCGGCGTGTCCGAAGCGATGCCCAACCCGTTCCTCGCCCCGGGTGACCTCGATCGCGCCGGGCTGAGCGGTGCCGCGGCGATCCCCCTTGCCAACCCGCTGGTCGCCGAGGAGAGCATCCTGCGCACGTCGCTGCGCCCCGGGCTTCTCGCTGCGGTGGCGTTCAACGAGTCGCACCGGCGCCAGGGCGTGGCGCTGTACGAGATCGGCCACGTCTACCCGCCAGGCGTTGGTGTGCTGCCCGACGAGTACGAGGCGCTGTGCGTCGTGCTCGCCGGGCAGGAGGCACCGGCCGCAGTGGCCGTGTGGCGCGAGGTGGCGGCCGCGCTCGGCGTGGGCGCCCGGGTGGACCAAGGCCGTCCGCCCGATGGCCTGCACCCCACCCGCTCGGCGACGCTGACGATGGGGCGCGACACGGTCGGGGCCGTCGGCGAGATCCATCCCGACGTACAGGAGGCCTTCGGAGTGGCGCAGCGGGTGGCGGTGCTCGAGCTCGACCTCGGGGTGCTCCTCGCGCGCGAGCCGCGTCCGGTGCAGTGGAAGCCCGTCAGCCGATACCCGTCGAGCGACATCGACCTCGCGTTCGTCGCTCCCGACGAGGTCGCGGCCGAACGCATCGACAAGGCGCTGCGGCAAGGGGCGGGCCGGCTGCTGGCCGACCTCGAGCTCTTCGACGTCTATCGCGGGTCGAGCCTCGGCGACGGCGTGCGCAGCCTGGCCTACCGCCTGCGCCTGCAGGCCGACGACCGGACGCTCACGGATGCCGAGGTGGCCGACGTGCGTCGCGCGTGCATCGCCGCCGCGACGAAGGCAGGCGGCACGCTGCGCGGCTAG
- the rpmI gene encoding 50S ribosomal protein L35: MPKMKTSKTAAKRFKKTGSGKLRRQQAMRQHLFEKKPSTRTRRLDGTVDVHPGDAKKIKRLLAER; the protein is encoded by the coding sequence ATGCCCAAGATGAAGACCTCCAAGACCGCCGCCAAGCGGTTCAAGAAGACCGGGTCCGGCAAGCTTCGCCGCCAGCAGGCGATGCGCCAGCACCTGTTCGAGAAGAAGCCGTCCACCAGGACGCGACGCCTCGACGGCACAGTCGACGTCCACCCCGGCGACGCGAAGAAGATCAAGCGCCTGCTCGCCGAGCGCTGA
- a CDS encoding MogA/MoaB family molybdenum cofactor biosynthesis protein, translating to MTEKAGEGLRAKVLTVSDGVTHGTREDRSGRALVEQLTAAGFEVVEHRTTPDGAAAVAEALTEMAEDFAGLIVTTGGTGFAPRDETPEGTRAVIEREAPGLAEAMRLVSPLGRLSRGIAGVRARAVVVNTPGSPAGCVEQLGAILDVLPHALRLAAGSPTTH from the coding sequence ATGACCGAAAAGGCAGGCGAGGGCCTGCGCGCGAAGGTGCTGACGGTGAGCGACGGCGTCACCCACGGCACCCGGGAGGACCGCTCCGGGCGTGCTCTCGTGGAACAGCTCACGGCGGCCGGGTTCGAAGTGGTCGAGCACCGGACCACGCCCGACGGAGCAGCGGCCGTGGCCGAGGCGCTCACCGAGATGGCCGAGGACTTCGCCGGCCTGATCGTGACCACGGGCGGTACCGGGTTCGCCCCGCGTGACGAGACCCCGGAGGGAACACGCGCGGTGATCGAGCGCGAGGCGCCCGGCCTGGCCGAGGCGATGCGCCTCGTCAGCCCCCTCGGGCGTCTGTCGCGCGGCATCGCCGGGGTGCGCGCTCGGGCGGTCGTCGTCAACACACCGGGTTCTCCTGCAGGCTGCGTCGAGCAACTCGGGGCGATCCTCGACGTCTTGCCCCATGCGTTGCGCCTGGCCGCCGGGTCGCCGACCACCCACTGA
- the rplT gene encoding 50S ribosomal protein L20, with the protein MARVKRAVGSKKHRKQVLQRAKGYYGNKSRSFRAANEQVMRSGQYAFRDRRARKGEFRRLWIQRINAACRMNDLSYSRFIAGLGAAGIEVDRKILADLAVTDPAAFARLVETAKGALA; encoded by the coding sequence ATGGCCAGGGTGAAGCGCGCCGTCGGTTCGAAGAAGCACCGCAAGCAGGTGCTCCAACGCGCCAAGGGCTACTACGGGAACAAGAGCCGCTCCTTCCGGGCGGCGAACGAGCAGGTGATGAGGTCCGGGCAGTACGCGTTCCGTGACCGCCGGGCGCGCAAGGGCGAGTTCCGTCGCCTCTGGATCCAGCGCATCAACGCCGCCTGCCGGATGAACGACCTCAGCTACAGCCGGTTCATCGCCGGCCTCGGCGCGGCCGGGATCGAGGTCGACCGCAAGATCCTCGCCGATCTCGCCGTCACCGATCCGGCGGCGTTCGCCCGCCTCGTCGAGACCGCGAAGGGCGCGTTGGCCTGA
- a CDS encoding RNA methyltransferase: MAVYELAEGVLERVASTSTPQPVLAVVRRRVADPDAVKAADFVVVADRVADPGNLGTILRSAEAAGVELVGLTTGSVDPFNPKSVRSSAGALFRVPVADPLGWPELARAGRALYATSSHHGVPYDEIDMSGPVVIVVGSESHGVDDAAPVDGWLTIPHRGRAESLNVAMAATVLCFEVARQRRASPSSLAP, encoded by the coding sequence GTGGCGGTGTACGAGCTCGCCGAAGGCGTGCTGGAACGGGTGGCCTCCACGAGCACCCCCCAGCCCGTGCTCGCGGTGGTCCGCCGCCGGGTCGCTGATCCCGACGCCGTCAAGGCCGCCGACTTCGTGGTCGTCGCCGATCGTGTCGCCGACCCGGGCAACCTCGGCACCATCTTGCGCTCGGCCGAGGCCGCGGGAGTCGAGCTCGTCGGGCTCACCACAGGCAGCGTCGACCCGTTCAACCCGAAGTCCGTGCGCTCCTCGGCGGGCGCTCTGTTCAGGGTCCCCGTGGCCGATCCGCTCGGTTGGCCCGAGCTCGCCCGCGCCGGGCGCGCGCTCTACGCGACGTCTTCGCACCACGGCGTCCCGTACGACGAGATCGACATGAGCGGGCCGGTGGTCATCGTCGTCGGCAGCGAGTCGCACGGCGTCGACGACGCCGCGCCGGTCGACGGCTGGCTCACCATCCCGCACCGCGGCCGAGCGGAGAGCCTCAACGTGGCGATGGCGGCCACCGTGTTGTGCTTCGAAGTAGCTCGCCAGCGGCGCGCCAGCCCGAGTAGCCTGGCACCGTGA
- a CDS encoding ATP phosphoribosyltransferase, with protein sequence MLRLVLPKGSLEKATLDLFEAADLPVRRSSSVEYRATIEDPRIAEVRILRPQEIPVYVAEGLFDVGVTGRDWVEETSSDVVSLGELRYSKATGQPVRVVVAVGSDSTAETIADLPQGLRVSTEYPELTRRFFRERGIEADVRLSYGASEAKIPDIADCIVDITETGRALRAAGLRIIDTILTSYTEVVANPAAHADPAKCHAMGQLMTLLNGTLEARGKVLVKLNVGAGDLQAVLGVLPSAKSPTISELAGGGFAVESVVEKRTINTLIPALKEAGASDMLELAISKIVH encoded by the coding sequence GTGTTGCGCCTGGTGCTCCCCAAGGGCTCGCTGGAGAAGGCGACCCTCGACCTGTTCGAGGCCGCCGACCTCCCCGTGCGCCGCTCGTCGTCGGTCGAGTACAGGGCCACGATCGAAGACCCACGGATCGCCGAGGTGCGCATCCTGCGCCCGCAGGAGATCCCCGTCTACGTCGCCGAGGGTCTGTTCGACGTCGGCGTCACCGGGCGGGACTGGGTCGAGGAGACCTCCTCCGACGTCGTCAGCCTGGGCGAGCTGCGCTATTCGAAGGCCACCGGCCAACCGGTGCGGGTGGTCGTCGCCGTCGGATCCGACAGCACCGCCGAGACCATCGCCGACCTGCCTCAGGGGCTGCGGGTGAGCACCGAGTACCCCGAGCTGACCCGCCGGTTCTTCCGCGAGCGGGGCATCGAAGCCGACGTGCGGCTGTCGTACGGGGCGTCGGAGGCGAAGATCCCCGACATCGCCGACTGCATCGTCGACATCACCGAGACCGGGCGCGCACTGCGGGCAGCAGGGCTGCGGATCATCGACACCATCTTGACGAGCTACACCGAGGTCGTCGCCAACCCCGCCGCCCACGCCGACCCTGCCAAGTGCCATGCCATGGGACAGCTGATGACGCTGCTGAACGGCACACTCGAGGCCAGGGGCAAGGTGCTCGTCAAGCTCAACGTCGGCGCCGGCGACCTGCAGGCCGTGCTCGGAGTGCTGCCCTCGGCCAAGTCCCCGACGATCAGCGAGCTCGCCGGAGGTGGCTTCGCGGTCGAGTCGGTCGTCGAGAAGCGCACGATCAACACCTTGATCCCCGCGTTGAAGGAGGCCGGCGCTTCGGACATGCTCGAGCTCGCGATCTCGAAGATCGTCCACTGA
- a CDS encoding translation initiation factor IF-3: MAPPQNEPRYNDRIRAREVRVIGPDGSQLGIKAVPEALSLARELDLDLVEVAPTANPPVCRIMDYGKFRYEESQRAREARKKTTHVSVKEVKFRPKIGKGDFDTKVRHMQEFLAEGHKVKVTLQFRGREMAHPELGSRILDAVLVQVAPLAKVETQARLEGRNMTMVLSPDKKPVPKKREDDHRDQSAPAPVAATGDEAAATTEAPTEPVTTEPVTTEPVTTDPVTTTET, translated from the coding sequence ATAGCACCGCCGCAGAACGAGCCCCGGTACAACGACCGCATCCGCGCCCGTGAGGTGCGTGTGATCGGCCCCGACGGGAGCCAGCTCGGTATCAAGGCAGTGCCCGAGGCATTGTCGCTGGCTCGTGAGCTCGATCTCGACCTGGTCGAGGTGGCGCCCACCGCGAATCCGCCCGTTTGCCGGATCATGGACTACGGCAAGTTCCGCTACGAGGAGTCCCAGCGAGCACGAGAGGCCCGCAAGAAGACGACGCACGTGTCGGTGAAAGAGGTCAAGTTCCGCCCGAAGATCGGCAAGGGCGACTTCGACACCAAGGTGCGTCACATGCAGGAGTTCTTGGCCGAGGGACACAAGGTGAAGGTCACGCTGCAGTTCCGTGGGCGTGAGATGGCACACCCAGAGCTCGGCTCGCGGATCCTCGACGCAGTGCTCGTCCAGGTCGCCCCGCTCGCGAAGGTCGAGACCCAGGCCCGCCTCGAGGGCCGCAACATGACGATGGTGCTCTCCCCGGACAAGAAGCCGGTCCCGAAGAAGCGAGAAGACGACCACCGCGACCAGTCCGCGCCAGCCCCTGTGGCGGCCACCGGAGATGAAGCGGCGGCCACCACAGAAGCCCCGACAGAACCGGTCACGACTGAGCCGGTCACGACAGAACCGGTCACGACAGACCCGGTCACGACGACAGAGACCTGA